Part of the Arachis hypogaea cultivar Tifrunner chromosome 6, arahy.Tifrunner.gnm2.J5K5, whole genome shotgun sequence genome, TCTGAAGGCCTTCTTCCCCTGCAATTCTCACCATCTGTCAAAAAGTCATAGAATCATCTTCCAATATACAATTTGTGTCTAGATGCATTGAGTGTAACAAATGGAACAGCAAAGATTCATTAGTAGGATTATGATACCATTTAAAGGTTCCTTCACAACAAAATGAAGCCTATAGTCACCATCATCATTCATCCATGAAAGGCAAGACTCACATCCACAATCAGACCAGCTTTTTTTCATTaaccttccaccaattttctcaCATTCTTCATTGGAATCCTCCCTTTTACACCTAATTTTCAAGAACCTCGTCATTTCTCTAAAAATGTTCTTCCTCTCGTTTAGGCTCTCTGACAAGCCATAATCTTCATCTTCCTTCACATTCTTTTCTTTCCGGCAGCAACAAGGGGAAGCCTCCCCTTCAATGTACTCATCAAGGAATCTAAAGATAACGCAGAAAATGGCGTCAAGAAGATCGAAGACGAGGAACACAACAAAACATATGATTGAGTTGAGAACCTGAGCAGCATTGCTCAACCATTTTTGTAAAGAAACTGCAGCAGGAGACATGGTGATGCCAAAGCTAAAAGCCTAAAACCATATCcttatctttcttttctattGATGCAATCAGCAACAAGTCCTTATGAAAAATGTCACCTGATTCTGTTTCTGAGGGAGAACTAGTTACACTACTTGACAAAGAAATTTAACAGCTATATACATTTACTTcatttatatcataaaaaaatgtaaaatttaataAATCTTTCATATTAGGCTAAGAATAGAGTATCTAGACAGAGTAGAGTGCTTGAGAAGGTGGCTGGCATCTTCTGGAGATTGGACTAATAGTTCAGATTTGGTGCTTGCTAGAATATATAAAATCGTGATAGAGGTTTGGCCACGTCTTCAAGAATATTTAGCCACATTCAGGGTCCCCTATCATGTCTTTGACAGTTTGACCTGTAAAATTTCACcggagttattattattattattattaagtttaattaCTCATTTAGCTtctatagttttattaaatttttaattaagtctttatattttttttggacaatttatttatttaaatagaatgGGAGATTCCTTTACCTAAATGTGCAAAACTGTTTGTTGTTACGTGCATGTGCAAAAAGTCATTTCTATGTAATCCGtgacaacccaccacggtttcagaacgtgcataaaccgtggcaggtCCCAGCGGTTTATGGGCAAAAATTATAGAGTGTAAACCGTGGTAAGTCACTACGGTTTACGAAGGAGAAATGGCATGCATAAACCGTGGagagtcaccacggtttatgagaAAAGTTGATTACACATAAAACCCGGTAACCGCGGTTTATGTGTGTGTAGCTATATAACTAATCCGCTGAAGACAGGGACGGATCATTTGAGAcagcacaaaaaaaaaggaaGTTGTTGTTGTGTTGAGAGGATTTGGGAAAACTTTGGAGGTGTGAAGGAAGAGTGGGTGGTGGAGCCAATGGAGGATGAGGATCGCTTGTACCGACTAAATGGCGTCGCTCACGTGGCAGGATATATCGACGAAAAGGTTAGttactattattgttattattattgttattaaaattcATACTAATATAGCAATTGATATTATTAGGAATattgttagtaaaaatattttattatgtttatttgtATTGTTATTCTGATTAATGTTATTTAcataaatattgatattattatggTTACTGTCAATCAAAATGTGAGGCGTTTATTAATATTGTCTACGtaaatgttaatattattatCGGTATTGTTAGTAATGCATATTTTATCATGCTTATTTATCTTGTTAGTCTGGTTAATAAACCGTGGTAACCCACAAGGGTTTATGTGCAATCAACTTTACTCATAAAACTTGGTGACTCTCCACGGTTTATACATGCCATCTTTCCTTCGTAAACCGTGGTGACTTACCACGGTTTACACTCTATAATTTTTGTCCATAAACCGCTGGGacctgccacggtttatgcacgttttgaaaccgtggtgggttgccacggATTACATAAAAATGGTTTTTTGCACATGCACGTAACAACAACCAGTTTTGCACAATTAAGTAAACGATTCtgctattctatttatttaagcaaattgccctttttttttcttttcaattaagtccttatACTCTATTAGATTTTGTAACTAAATCTCTATCGTGACAAAAACATTGAAATTAACAAAGTATTCTGTTAAACTATACAAAATATTCAATCAATTATTAAGTATATTCGTTTTGTTTAATCGTTAATTTGAACATTTTGTTACGAAagagacttaattataaaatagtaTAGTGACTCAACCGAAAAAAAATGTATAGAGCCTTAATTGAAAATTCAGTAAAACTATTAAAGATCGACataataattaaaccttattattAGGTGCATCTgtttttttcatttgatttcaCATCCAACGATTGCCAATTGTCATCTCATTAGCAAAATATGCACACATACTAATAAGAACGCGAGATATGATACGATACAAGATACGAGATACGAGATACGCTGacacacgaattttaaaattttataagacatgaagacacatatatataaaaaatataaagtattttttagataaatcataataatattttaatattttattaatattaaaacataaattaattttttgtcttattttaattatataaaatatttaaaaatattttatttcaacaaataataatatatattatttctaaatttatgtCAAGAATACATTTAAGAATAAAGTTGGATACATAATGGTATATAAGTATCTTAAAACATGTTAagagataatatttttttattttttattaaaatacggtTGAATACAGTATCGAATAAATGTCGATAAGTATTATGTTTAAAATGTGTCTGATGCGTAGATACAACAATTGGGCGAAATGTTTGTACTTGATAGACAAAATTCTATATATAAGTGTGTCtccaatttttttgttattattttattttatttttacaactTTGTCTATGTTATGTACAAATATGGATAAAGGGGGAAGCTTACATTATGCTCTCGaaaactaatataaaattttgtcaAATCTTTATGAAGTTGCAACCTGCAAGGTAAATAAGTTAGGAAGAATTTTAAATGTATCTAGAACACCaatatttcaattattttaatcgttgatcacaattataaaaaatatatataatatatattaattaaaattaattattaaaattattgaaataccGAAATTTTCGCTATACTTGAAATTTTTCCAATAAGTTAATCTATGCTAAAACAGTAGAAATGTAAAATATCGTCTTAAGTTGTTTAAATATGTAGAAAAAAGTCTGACAGAATATTTATTTAAGAAGGTGGATCAAATAAAAATAGACAAATaacaaagaatagaaaaaattctAGACAGATCATATATAAGGTAGTTAAGAGAAATTTATCTGTGAACAAGCCATTTTATAAACTCCAATTTCAATCCTATTTCTACATTCCATATAGTAAAACAGCCTGAAAATATTGGTTTTACTGCATCACTAATTTCTGAAATTTGACAGACTAAGATGGTAAGTAACTCAAACACATGCATAGATAATTCATCAAAAATTTCTTACAATAATACAAAGTAATAGTTACTAGTAAGGTTAAAACACCATTATATTTCTTTCTGCACTCGCGAATAAATGGGATACAAATATTTGCCGATAAAATTTTAAtctcattcaaaaaataaaataagaacaacTGGAAAACTAATTAGTGCTCTTCAGCTACCTTCATTTTCCTTTTTAAGAGGATCTGAACTCACAACAGGAAGGTTTCTTCGGTACTGCTGAGATGTCAACCTCCTTTCCAACGGCGTTTTCCTCTTGCTCACAACGAATCTATTCACGCCTTTACGCATAGGCATTATCGAAGGAAAATCTTCATCTGGAATCTGACTGAGCTCAGAGATATCCTTGATCTGTGCAACACGACGGAACCACCTCTCTGCCTTTGCCTCCTCTGACATGTCCAAAGGATCTGGTTCCTTGACAGCTGACCCCTCCAAACTCTTTCCTGTCCACTGTGTTCTGTTATTCTGGTTTTCCAAACTGCCTGTCAAATTTGGCTCTTGATTGCTGTTCTTGTTCCCGAAATTCTCTTGATTGAAACTGGAATTTCCACTAGTTAATGCCCCAGAAATGGAACCAATATCATTTTTAGTCGAGTGCTGTCCAGAAGGTTCCAGACTACTGTtcttcatgttttcatcttgtcttCTAATCTCTCtgacattttcttttctttcccggCCAAGTGTAGCATTATCTAACATCTCTGGAACCCCAGACATTGTTTCAGCATTGGTCAAACCTGGGGAATAGTTTGCACCTCGTAACTCAGCTCTAGCTCTAGCATCATCTGGCATCTTTGGAGGATTCTCTGCCGCTTCAGATATTGAAGATGATTCAGCATTCGAAGAAATATCTACTGAATCTACTCCATTTTCCGGTTGCTTGTCCTTTTTGGCAAAGTAATCTGGAGGGAAGGGAACAAAGGGGACAAAGTTGGTATTGTTGCCAGATTGTTCCATGGCCAATTGTCTCTTGTATGCAGGTGAAGTCAAAGATCGATCCTTTTTCTTGCTAACAACAAATCGGTTTTCTCCTGTGCGCATGGGCATTACTTCAGGGAAGTTCTCATCAGATACCCTGCTTGATGAATCTGAAATATCATGCAACTCAGCAACCTTTCTAAACCACCGCTCAGATTTTTCAGCTTGCTCTTTCTCCTTATCTATGATGCCATTTTGGTTTGTAGAATTATTAGAAAGTTGTGAATTGTTACCTGTACTAGTACCTGCATACTGAGCATCAGTTTCGCTCTTTTCTGTTGTCATGTTCTCAATTTTTTGGGCAGCCAGATCTGAAGACAATCGAGGATCATTTATCCTGGTTGATTCCACAGATTTAAAATCCTCAACCCCGGGAATGCCATTATTGTCCAAGTTTCTCCTGTATCGAGCGTCAGCCAATCTCCTCTCCAACGGAGTTTTCCTTGTGCTCACAACAAATCTATTTACTCCTTTCCTTAATGGCATTATCTCGGGAAAATCTTCATCCCCAATCAAGCTGTTAATATCCGCACTGCTATCTAGTTGAGAAACCTTACTAAACCAACGCCGTGCTTTCTCTTCATTAGCAGCTAGTCTGCTATCAATCTCTGAAGTATTAGTATTGTCTCCATTTCCATACCCCATATTTGACAGGGTATTGGCAGGACCCAAAGATATCTGTCCCGGTCGCTTGCAATCACACCTTAAGCAAGTCATATTCCTCCCATAATTATAGAAATCGCACCTTGAAAAACAAAATTTCATTAATTGGTTGTGTACATCAAAATTAGAGGGAACAAAAAATAGACGGGTACACATACTGAGGACATTCCCATTCTCCTCCTGTCAATTGTCTTTTTGGCCTTGCTTCCTCACACTCGCGGCATTTAACATTTCTTGCGAAATTCATGAAATTACACCTGCTCAATATTTGAAAGGGAGTGCACTGATTTATCAGAATACTCTTCACAATACTTGAGGAAACAAAATTAACCAATTGTAATTCAAAGTGAAAAGATAAACGATAATGTCCTGCCTACCTTGGGCAAATCCAATCACCCCTTTTCATTTCAATGTTTCGACCAGGAGGCATTGTCTGTCCATATCCACTAGATATTTGATTTTGCATCGAATCAGAAGAGTTGGGCCCAGGTGCACTGTAACTCAGCTTGTAAAGTTCACCAAACAGATTTCTCACTGATGATTCAACAATATCTCTGTTAGATAGATTATTGCTTTCAGATGTAACCAATGGGTTACTTGCATAACTAAGCATAAACTTCATTAGATCAACTGTTGTTGCTCTGTCAGTGTCCAATACCTATAAAGGGCATAACATGTGCAACTAGATCAATGGCTGCTAACTGCTTTAACACACATGACAATGTGAATTAACTGTTCTCACATCACATATTTTCGAATATTGGAATGAAATGGAAAAGATGCAACTATGCAGAACAGAAGTTTAGGATTTTGGGAAATCTCCATTTTTTCACTTTTCTTAGGAGTTAGAACACCAAAAGAGAAATATACTTGAGCAATCCTTATATGTCAACTTCCAACCACTCAAAAGCAAACTTCTTTCGATTGCTTTCTAGTTTCTAGttcatttgtgattataattgatatacgtattgcccacaaataagttagaaaatcaaataatttcctaacaatctcccacttgggctatacatatattatttcttgacataatcacatctttATAAACTTTATGCACGCATCTAAATGCTATTTCtttcattactttaacaatctggtccgtctcatacattagatatggaattaccgcagcttttatcacattaaatgccgtgactaaaccacgccaatcaccatcctaatatacttaacgacatagatcaaatttggatgagtaatatggaaattacatgacaagtgatctcatgcatgtctatttccagctggtccaactttattgagatcaaacacaatacaaatattgTAAAATAAACATTTcatataacatgaaataaaccatcaacttagtTCTGCAGAAAATAACCCAATATTAGTTCAAAAGAGGTGTTGTGAGTGATTAACTGGTTAAGCATGACTATTATATCCCAAAGAAAACTAGAATGCAGCAGCATTTAGGACAAAGCACATCTTATCATCCATTCAAGAAGGAAAACAAATTTAGCATGAAACTTTTTTGGTTTTTCTAGACAAACTTATGAAATAATCTCAAGGCATGAAATGAAAAAGCACCCCCAAATTTTTCCTATAAAGAAGTGGGAACTTAACAAGAGAAAGGTACGCATATATTAGGTTGCTAAAGCAACAAGAGTATCTAATTAACCcaacattgagaataatggattGATATATAACTATTTCAATGTCACAAACTAGTCAACTTCGATATCCCTATCcattcaagaaaagaaacaacgacaaaaaaaaataataataataactgggCACTTACGGCGGCATCATTGGTTGACACGAAAGCTTTCATCTTTGCGATGGATTCCTTTGCATCTCGGAACAGAAAGGGGACACCATTTTCAGCCACAACCCCGATGTCTCTCTTCGAAAGCAACCTACATAAATGCAAGCATACagccattcaattcaattcatcactTGTCAATAATCGGAGCAGATAGTTGGATTGGAAACGGAAGAAAAAACGAACCGCAAGAGGTTGGGTCTATCGGCGGCGAAGGCGTAGCAAGCGGCAGCCTCGGCAACGAATTGGCGCGACAACTCAGGGGGCGGCGCGAATGTTCCGAGGTCAGGGGGCGGGCGGTGGAGGTACCCGGCGGAGGTGAGGTGGGAGAGGAAGCGGGACCACTCGGGCCATGGGTGTGAAACTGAGGAAGGAAAGGTGTCGGAAGAAGGAGAGAAAGCTGCTACGGTTTGAAAGCGTTGCTGCTGCTGGTGCTGCTGTTGTGGTTGTGGATGGTGATGGTGCTGGGAGGGTTTGAGTTTCAGAGGAGAGGGTGCAAAAGTTGAAAAGGGAGTGGAGAGGCGGCGGAAGTTTGcggagaggaggaggaggtggcggCGGTGGCGGAGGAGAGGGGAGGGAGCTGTGGTGAGGAGAGAGAGGAACCGTGGGGCGGCCCCAACCATGTTTTTTGCGAGTGTGTGTATCCTTGCTTTTCTTCACCCCAATGCAAATAAATAAGTCAGTCACTGCACTTAACTCGGGCACTGAGCTCAATTCTTTTAGTCCCACTCAGTCATTggctttcttttttaaataattttttttatttacctaTTTAAATCGGAATATAGAAAATGTTATGGTGCgttagtttgtatttttattttttaaaagaaaaaataaaaacaaaagatgaaagaaaatttttattatttttattttttttataaaattcaaaaataaaatatacaaaaaataaaaataaaaaatacaaatacaaatcaaATACGTACTTATCcatttatatatttattctttagtttcatTTTCACCATTAAAGacaacaaaaattatatttatattacttttagtattagcaaaattaaaaaagatttaatttttcatttttgcgtattactaacaaaaataaatcatttttttcacattttctcgATCACTGCAAACAAAAATGgttaaaaagaagagagagaatctgttttttttctattctaaatttattttcacactttttttttggtaaattttaCTATAGTAattgagaaaatatgaaaaaaaaattaatgtatttgactatcaatatatataaaaataaaaaattagatctttttatttttaatgtcacAGTCATAAAAAAAACTATGTGATTTTTATAGTATTTGactgaaaaataaaactaaatgcacaaattgataaatttatgtatcataatttaaattgataaataaataattttttattaaaataaaaaaattttaatttcatttgtgtcagtatattctttttatttaataataacattaaattttaaagtgtttgaatataattgaaaaaaattatttgctaaaaaaaatcaccaaatctttgtttttaaaaggaataaaaaacaaaaagagtttaaaatatttcaaaacatataaataaataaagaatatatGTGAAGTgatattagaaaaaataagagtggtattattatttttcattaaggttaaaaattttatattccgtataaatatgtataaatatgaAGTATGATACtttatcatttaattatttttttatgattagatttaaatttctaatataattcataacattatttttaaaaagta contains:
- the LOC112696866 gene encoding zinc finger protein VAR3, chloroplastic isoform X2, whose translation is MVGAAPRFLSLLTTAPSPLLRHRRHLLLLSANFRRLSTPFSTFAPSPLKLKPSQHHHHPQPQQQHQQQQRFQTVAAFSPSSDTFPSSVSHPWPEWSRFLSHLTSAGYLHRPPPDLGTFAPPPELSRQFVAEAAACYAFAADRPNLLRLLSKRDIGVVAENGVPFLFRDAKESIAKMKAFVSTNDAAVLDTDRATTVDLMKFMLSYASNPLVTSESNNLSNRDIVESSVRNLFGELYKLSYSAPGPNSSDSMQNQISSGYGQTMPPGRNIEMKRGDWICPRCNFMNFARNVKCRECEEARPKRQLTGGEWECPQCDFYNYGRNMTCLRCDCKRPGQISLGPANTLSNMGYGNGDNTNTSEIDSRLAANEEKARRWFSKVSQLDSSADINSLIGDEDFPEIMPLRKGVNRFVVSTRKTPLERRLADARYRRNLDNNGIPGVEDFKSVESTRINDPRLSSDLAAQKIENMTTEKSETDAQYAGTSTDSSSRVSDENFPEVMPMRTGENRFVVSKKKDRSLTSPAYKRQLAMEQSGNNTNFVPFVPFPPDYFAKKDKQPENGVDSVDISSNAESSSISEAAENPPKMPDDARARAELRGANYSPGLTNAETMSGVPEMLDNATLGRERKENVREIRRQDENMKNSSLEPSGQHSTKNDIGSISGALTSGNSSFNQENFGNKNSNQEPNLTGSLENQNNRTQWTGKSLEGSAVKEPDPLDMSEEAKAERWFRRVAQIKDISELSQIPDEDFPSIMPMRKGVNRFVVSKRKTPLERRLTSQQYRRNLPVVSSDPLKKENEGS
- the LOC112696866 gene encoding zinc finger protein VAR3, chloroplastic isoform X1, with translation MVGAAPRFLSLLTTAPSPLLRHRRHLLLLSANFRRLSTPFSTFAPSPLKLKPSQHHHHPQPQQQHQQQQRFQTVAAFSPSSDTFPSSVSHPWPEWSRFLSHLTSAGYLHRPPPDLGTFAPPPELSRQFVAEAAACYAFAADRPNLLRLLSKRDIGVVAENGVPFLFRDAKESIAKMKAFVSTNDAAVLDTDRATTVDLMKFMLSYASNPLVTSESNNLSNRDIVESSVRNLFGELYKLSYSAPGPNSSDSMQNQISSGYGQTMPPGRNIEMKRGDWICPRCNFMNFARNVKCRECEEARPKRQLTGGEWECPQCDFYNYGRNMTCLRCDCKRPGQISLGPANTLSNMGYGNGDNTNTSEIDSRLAANEEKARRWFSKVSQLDSSADINSLIGDEDFPEIMPLRKGVNRFVVSTRKTPLERRLADARYRRNLDNNGIPGVEDFKSVESTRINDPRLSSDLAAQKIENMTTEKSETDAQYAGTSTGNNSQLSNNSTNQNGIIDKEKEQAEKSERWFRKVAELHDISDSSSRVSDENFPEVMPMRTGENRFVVSKKKDRSLTSPAYKRQLAMEQSGNNTNFVPFVPFPPDYFAKKDKQPENGVDSVDISSNAESSSISEAAENPPKMPDDARARAELRGANYSPGLTNAETMSGVPEMLDNATLGRERKENVREIRRQDENMKNSSLEPSGQHSTKNDIGSISGALTSGNSSFNQENFGNKNSNQEPNLTGSLENQNNRTQWTGKSLEGSAVKEPDPLDMSEEAKAERWFRRVAQIKDISELSQIPDEDFPSIMPMRKGVNRFVVSKRKTPLERRLTSQQYRRNLPVVSSDPLKKENEGS